CGCCACGATCTGCCCGAGTGCCAGCCACCACCCGAACAGGATGAGCCACAGGACGTTGCCAACCGTCGACGCGGCACCCGCGCTGGGCTTCCACACGACGGTGCGACCGAATGGCCACAACGCGTACCCGGCGAGTCGGAACGAGGCGATGCCGAACGGGATGGTGACGATCAACACGCAGGCGATCGCCCCCGCGACCACGTACCCCAGGGCCATCCAGAAGCCGGAGAAGGCCAACCAGAGGATGTTGCCGACGGCGCGTAGCACTGGGCAACTGTACGTCCCGGCACGAAACCG
The Actinomycetes bacterium genome window above contains:
- a CDS encoding YccF domain-containing protein, producing the protein MLRAVGNILWLAFSGFWMALGYVVAGAIACVLIVTIPFGIASFRLAGYALWPFGRTVVWKPSAGAASTVGNVLWLILFGWWLALGQIVA